One genomic region from Rosa rugosa chromosome 1, drRosRugo1.1, whole genome shotgun sequence encodes:
- the LOC133723654 gene encoding uncharacterized protein LOC133723654, translated as MGWSESERGLCKKHPEVKQFPGAVCSTCLSEKLSQLYAPSSISDRKLTADFLGYGFLPIHSCSSSNYSSASSSPHASPPVINPGRRGHHQRNASEVMGRSISFMFSSDGTKQGGGHGLMKKSRSVAVVTRSAGSHSFGDQVVMRSGKKKRGFWSKLIRGTGRKTKQVFKHSKSALR; from the coding sequence ATGGGCTGGTCAGAATCAGAGAGAGGACTCTGCAAGAAGCACCCAGAAGTGAAGCAGTTCCCCGGCGCCGTCTGCTCGACATGTCTCAGTGAAAAGCTCTCTCAGCTCTACGCTCCCTCCTCCATTTCCGACAGAAAACTAACTGCAGATTTCTTGGGTTACGGCTTCCTCCCAATCCACTCTTGCTCTTCTTCTAACTACTCCTCCGCTTCCTCATCACCCCACGCCTCTCCTCCGGTGATCAATCCCGGCCGTCGAGGGCACCACCAGCGCAACGCGTCGGAGGTCATGGGCCGTTCGATATCTTTCATGTTCAGCAGTGATGGGACTAAGCAGGGTGGAGGGCATGGGTTGATGAAGAAGAGCAGATCGGTTGCGGTGGTGACGAGGAGTGCTGGAAGTCATAGCTTTGGAGATCAGGTGGTGATGAGGAGTGGGAAGAAGAAACGAGGGTTTTGGTCGAAGCTGATTAGGGGGACGGGGAGGAAGACCAAGCAGGTTTTTAAGCACTCCAAGAGTGCTCTAAGATGa
- the LOC133723644 gene encoding uncharacterized protein LOC133723644: MWVFYLISLPLTLGMVLITLRYFAGPEVPRYVLLTVGYTWFCSLSIIVIVPADIWTTINHVESGGISFFWGWSYWSTFLLTWTVVPLIQGFEDAGDFTMTERLKTSVHVNLVFYLILGAIGVIGLILLIMMHKHWSGSLLGFAMACSNTFGLVTGAFLLGFGLSEIPKGLWKNADWTTRQKVLSHKIAKMAVKLDDAHQELSNAIVVAQATSTQMSKRDPLRPYMDIIDNMLAQLFKEDPSFKPQGGRLGENDMDYDTDEKSMATLRRHLRGTKEEYYRYKSEYMTYVTEALELEDTVKNYERRSSTGWKFVSSFRPTRSGRLGPFIDTIEFLWRCIVRKQLEKVLAILLGIISAAILLAEATLLPRVDLSLFSILINNVGKQEVLVQVFAFVPLMYMCICTYYSLFKIGMLMFYSLTPRQTSSVNLLMICSMVARYAPPVSYNFLNLIRLGDQKTIFEKRMGNIDQAVPFFGSEFNRIYPLIMVIYTLLVASNFFDRIIDFFGSWKRFKFQTEVDDMDGFDPSGLIILQKERTWMEQGCKVGEHVIPLARNFNGIDVETGSNIMEMKTTTNLITDAGNGTPSKSLKEESRRYSSSKEAITNKYAAIREQSRQGSFNKNPVEKNVIASTKVSLLDAANPDNTTEGPPTGLGSKWASMKNGFQNFKANIAAKKFIPLRQVQETVDMSRGSSSESLDDIFQRLKRPSVDHVSYDDEDEDGIEVQQHAR; this comes from the exons ATGTGGGTGTTCTACCTGATCTCGCTGCCCCTGACCTTGGGGATGGTCCTGATTACGCTCCGCTACTTCGCCGGCCCGGAGGTCCCTCGCTACGTGTTGCTCACCGTCGGATACACCTGGTTCTGCTCTCTCTCCATCATCGTCATTGTCCCCGCCGACATCTGGACG ACGATTAATCATGTCGAGAGTGGAGGAATTTCGTTCTTTTGGGGCTGGTCGTACTGGAGTACATTTTTACTTACTTG GACTGTGGTGCCCCTTATTCAGGGTTTTGAAGATGCTGGAGACTTCACCATGACAGAGAGATTGAAGACTAGTGTACATGTTAACTTAGTCTTCTATCTAATTCTCGGAGCTATTGGTGTCATTGGACTAATTCTCCTCATCATGATGCACAAGCATTG GAGTGGAAGTCTTCTAGGTTTTGCCATGGCTTGCTCCAATACTTTTGGACTTGTTACGGGGGCATTTCTTCTTGGCTTTGGTTTGAGTGAAATTCCAAAGGGACTTTGGAAAAATGCAGATTGGACTACCCGCCAAAAAGTTCTATCTCATAAAATTGCTAAAATGGCTGTCAAACTTGACGATGCTCATCAAGAACTTTCAAATGCTATTGTG GTCGCCCAGGCAACATCCACTCAGATGTCCAAGCGTGATCCTTTAAGACCCTACATGGATATTATTGACAATATGTTAGCTCAGCTg TTTAAAGAAGATCCATCCTTTAAACCACAAGGGGGCCGATTAGGCGAAAATGATATGGACTATGATACTGATGAAAAATCAATGGCAACACTTCGGCGTCATCTTCGAGGAACCAAGGAAGAGTATTACCGGTACAAAAG TGAGTATATGACCTATGTTACTGAGGCACTTGAACTTGAAGATACAGTAAAGAATTATGAACGCCGCAGTTCTACTGGATG GAAATTTGTTTCAAGTTTCAGACCTACACGATCTGGAAGATTAGGACCTTTCATTGATACAATAG AATTCTTGTGGCGCTGTATAGTTAGAAAACAACTTGAGAAAGTTTTGGCTATCCTACTTGGTATCATTTCAGCTGCAATTCTTTTAGCCGAAGCAACTCTACTTCCTCGAGTTGATCTATCTCTTTTCTCAATCCTTATCAATAATGTAGGAAAGCAAGAGgttcttgtgcag GTGTTTGCTTTTGTTCCTTTGATGTATATGTGCATCTGCACATATTATTCCTTGTTCAAAATTGGCATGTTGATGTTTTACTCATTAACACCCAGGCAAACAAGCTCGGTCAACTTGCTTATGATATGCTC GATGGTCGCTCGTTATGCTCCTCCAGTTTCTTACAACTTTCTCAACCTCATTCGTCTTGGTGATCAAAAAACTATATTTGAAAAG CGAATGGGTAACATTGATCAAGCTGTCCCATTCTTTGGGAGTGAGTTTAACAGAATCTATCCACTTATCATGGTTATATACACCCTGCTGGTTGCTAGCAATTTCTTTGACCGCATAATTGATTTTTTCGGGAGCTGGAAGCGATTTAAATTTCAAACCGAAGTTGATGATATGGATGGTTTTGATCCATCTGGATTAATAATTTTGCAAAAAG AACGAACTTGGATGGAACAAGGTTGCAAAGTTGGGGAGCACGTCATTCCTTTAGCCAGGAATTTCAATGGAATTGATGTTGAGACTGGCAGCAACATCATG GAAATGAAAACAACAACTAATCTAATAACTGATGCTGGAAATGGAACTCCCTCAAAGTCTTTGAAAGAAGAATCTCGTAGATATAGCTCAAGCAAAGAAGCCATCACGAACAAGTATGCTGCCATTAGAGAGCAAAGCAGACAAGGATCGTTCAATAAAAATCCGGTGGAGAAGAATGTTATTGCTTCCACCAAGGTCTCATTGCTTGATGCAGCTAACCCTGATAACACAACAGAAGGGCCACCTACTGGCTTGGGCTCAAAGTGGGCATCCATGAAAAATggatttcaaaatttcaaagccAATATAGCAGCCAAAAAATTTATTCCCCTGCGCCAAGTTCAAGAAACTGTAGATATGTCACGTGGCTCTTCTTCTGAGTCTCTTGATGATATATTTCAGAGATTGAAACGGCCTTCTGTAGACCATGTGAGCtatgatgatgaggatgaagatggCATAGAAGTGCAGCAACATGCTAGATAA